The following is a genomic window from Bacteroidia bacterium.
CGTGGAGCGGGCCGGCACCCTGGCCGTGGATCCGCACGAATTGCGCGAGCCGCTGTTCGAGGGGAAACCCACGCTCACCGACGTGACGGAGAAAGTCTCCGCCGTCGTCGAAGGCAAACCCACGAAGGGGTGGTATGCCGCCGTGACCCTCACCAGTGCGCTTGCCGGCTGGGGCATACTCACCATTCTCTACACGGTGTTCACGGGTATTGGCGTCTGGGGCAACAATCAGCCGGTGGGCTGGGCCTGGGACATCACCAACTTCGTGTTCTGGATCGGTATCGGTCACGCGGGAACGCTGATCTCGGCCATTTTATTCCTTTTCCGCCAGAAATGGAGGACGGCCATCAATCGCGCCGCCGAAGCGATGACAATATTTGCCGTCATCTGCGCATTGATTTTCCCGATCATTCACACCGGTCGTCCATGGCTGGCGGTGTACTGGCTGCTGCCGCTGCCGAATCAGATGCAGATGTGGGTGAATTTCCGCTCGCCGCTGTTGTGGGACGTGTTCGCCGTGTCCACGTATTTCGCGGTATCGCTGATGTTCTGGTACGTCGGCCTCGTGCCGGATTTCGCGACACTGCGGAATCGCGCGAAGAACTGGATTTCGAAGTATGTGTTCACCTTCCTGAGCCTTGGATGGACAGGCGCGAACCGTCATTGGCACCGCTACGAAAAGGCCTACCTGATTCTCGCGGGCATTTCCACACCGCTGGTACTGTCGGTGCACACCATCGTGAGTTTCGACTTTGCGGTGTCGGTGATACCAGGCTGGCACACGACGATCTTCCCGCCGTATTTCGTGGCGGGCGCCATTTTCTCCGGCTTCGCCATGGTGCTGACGTTGATGATCATCGCGCGCACCCTGCTGAACCTGCAGCAGTTCATCACGCTCAAGCACATCGAGAATATGAACAAGATTCTGATGGCGACGGGCCTTATGGTGGGCTATGCCTACGGCGTCGAGTTTTTCATCGCCTGGTACAGCGGCAATCCGTACGAGAAATTCATTTTCATCAACCGCGCCTTCGGGCCGTACAGTTGGGCGTATTGGACGATGGTGACCTGCAACGTCTTTATCCCGCAGCTCTTCTGGTTCCGGAATATCCGTCGCAATCTGCTGATCACCTGGGTGGTGTCGATTTTCGTAAACATCGGCATGTGGTTCGAGCGCTTCGTGATCATCGCCACCTCGCTGCACCGGGATTTTCTGCCGTCGAGTTGGGGCTATTTCACACCGACATGGGTGGACGTCTCCATTTTCGCGGGCACGATCGGGTTGTTTCTCACGCTCTTCCTGCTCTTCGCCAAGTACATCCCCGTGCTGGCGATTTCGGAGGTGAAGGGCATACTTCCCGGTGCGCAACCGTCTCATGACCATCACTGACGAGGAACGCGACGCATGAGCAAGAACGCAGGCATGATCGGTGTATTCACGAATCCCGACGCCGTACTGAAGGCGGCGGCGGAAATTCGCCGCGCCGGCTACAGCAAATTCGATTTTCACACGCCCTATCCCTTGCACGGGCTGGACGACGCCATGGGCATCAAGCGTACGATATTGCCATGGATATCCCTCGGCGCCGGTGTGGCCGGCCTCGGCATCGCGCTGCATTTGCAGTGGTGGACGGGCGCGGTGGATTATCCCCTGGTGATCGGCGGCAAGCCGCTGTTCGCCTTCGAGCCCTCCATTCCCATTGCCTTCGAGCTGACCATTCTTCTCTGCGCCATCGCGACCGTCGTGGGTATGTTCGCCCTCAACGGCTTGCCGCGCTGGTTCTCGAAATGGCAGAACGACCCGCATTTCCTTCGCAGCACCGACGACGCCTTCGTGGTCACCATTGATGCGGAGGACGCGAGTTATCATCCCGAACGCACCCGCTCGCTGCTTGACGCACTGGGTGCCGAACAGATCCGTACGGTGGACTATGTTGAAGAATAAACGGAACCTCATCATTGCGGCATTGGTTGTGGCCGCGGCTGCCGTCTCTTTTCTGGTGCTGTGGGCAGGCAACGATTTCCAGGCCTTCCGCTCGACGGAGCCGCCGATTCAGATACGCTACGACATGTACTATCAAAGCAAGGTCGGCGCACAGCAGGGCAGCGAATTTTTTGCCGACCGTCTGGCGATGCGCGGACACGTGCCCGGCACCGTGCCGCGCGACGGAGACATCTACCCGTACGCGACATTTGAGGAAGCGGAGGCGGAACTCCGTAATCCGCTGGCCGGACGCACGGATCTGCTGGAGCGCGGGAAGAACCGTTTCAACGTGTTCTGCGCTACCTGTCATTCGCCGTCGGGGCAGGATACCACCGAGGTCGTGCGCAAGGGCATGCCCAAGCCGCCGAGTCTCGCCGCTCCCAATGCAAAGAATTATTCCGATGCGCGTCTGTTCCATGTGATCAGCGCGGGACAGAACATCATGCCCGGCTATGCCGACAAGCTGAAGCCCGAGGATCGCTGGGCCATCGTCAACTATGTGCGCGAGCTGCAAAAAGCTCCGCTGAAATACGCGGAAGCGCCGAAGCCCGCCGCCGCGGACTCCGCCAAAGCCACACCAACGACTGCGAACACGGGACAGGCACAATGAACAGAGCACCGGTACTTCTCGGGGATACGAAATTCGTCAAAACCATGACCATGGTCGGCGGTGCCGCCGCCGTGCTCGGTGTCGCATTGTCGCTGGCGTCGGCGTTTGCGGATTATGACCGCTTCCTTTTCGGCTATCTCACCGCCTTCGTGTTTTTTGCCGGCATTGCGGTGACGGGCGTGTTCTTCAGCATGCTGCAGTTTCTCGTGCGCGCGGGGTGGAGCGTCTCCATCCGCCGCATTCCTGAACTCATAGGTGGATTCACACCGCTGCTGCTGATTTTCGTATTACCCATCGTTTTCGGTGTCGGCGTGCTGTATCATCACTGGGTGCATCCCGAGCCGGGAGACGTGGTGCTGCAGGGCAAGGCGGCGTGGCTCAACGTGCCCTTTTTTACGACGAGACTGTTCGTGTACATCGCCATCTGGATCGGGATGTACTTCCTCATCGTCGGCAATTCCTTCCGTCAGGACAAGCGAGCGGACATCGGCCCCACGCGTATGAACTGGAAGCTCAGCGCGCCGGTGACCATTTTCTTCGGGGTGACAATCACCTTCGCCGCCTTCGACATGCTGATGTCGCTGTATCCGCACTGGTTCAGCACCATTTTCGGAGTGTATTACTTTGCGGGCTCGCTGGTCGGGACGCTTGCGGTGATCACCATCATCGCCGTGCTTCTGAAAAAAGCGGGCCTGATGACGGAGTGGCTCACGCCGGAGCGCTTCCATGATCTCGGCAAATTCCTGTTCGCCTTCAATGTGTTCTGGGCCTACATTGCGTTTTCACAGTATCTCCTCATCTGGTATGCCGATCTTCCGGAAGAGATCGTGTTCTTCAAGTATCGCACCAATCACGGCTGGGAGTACGTCTCGATTCTGCTGCTTGTGTTTCACTTCATCGTTCCCTTCATCCTCTTGCTCTCGCAGGATGCCAAGCGCAATCTGAACGTGCTGCTCAGCGGTGCGGTGTTGCTGCTGGCCGCGCATTTTCTCGACATGTACTGGTTGGTCATGCCCAACTACAATCACGACGCCGTGGTACTGGGATGGAATGAATTCGCACCGCTGCTCGGACTCGGCGGCTTTTTCATTCTCGTCACCGCATGGCAGTTCCGCAAGCGCAGCGCTGTGGCGGTGAATGATCCGTATCTGGCGGAGAGTGTGTGAGGGGAGAGGTAAAGGGTGAAGGGTGAAGGGGTGGGAAATCCGGAGTAGAGACGTTGCATGCAACGTCTCTACATGATGGGGGTGGGCCTCGGATTCGCTTCCGGGCCTTGGCCGAAGCTCCGTGTGACGATATTTGATTGATTTTTCATCGGCGGCGCCCGGCGTGAAGGCGCGCTGATCCTATAATCCGATTCTTCGTTCCCCAGGGAGCTTTTTTGCTCTGGTCGTTGTTGTCATTATTTCCCCGAAGTATTGGAATGGGTAATGACGCACCGTTCAGGTGCGATGTGTGTGCTACAGTTATGGAGTGCCGATGACCGCGAAAAAATTTTCGAAAGGGATAATGAATCGTTTGCTCGGCTGGATAGAGCGTGTGGGCAATGCCCTGCCGCATCCCGCCACGCTGTTCGCGATACTTGCCGGAGTGGTCATCCTCCTGTCATGGGTGTTCAGTCAGTTCGGCATAGCGGTGCAGCATCCGGGGACCGGGGAAACGGTGCGGCCGGTGAATCTGCTTTCCATCGAGGGTTTACATCGCATCCTTCTGACCATGGTTACGAATTTCACCAGCTTCGCGCCGCTGGGCACGGTATTCGTCTCCATGCTCGGCATCGGCATTGCGGAGAGCAGTGGGCTCATCGGTTCGTCGCTGCGTATGCTGGTGCTTTCCGCGCCGCGCAAGCTGCTGACCTTTGTGATAGTCTTCGCGGGCATCATGTCCAACACGGCGAGCGAGGTGGGCTACGTACTGCTTGTGCCGCTGGCCGGTGTGATTTTCGTCGCGGTGGGACGCCATCCCGTCGCGGGCATGGCCGCCGCGTTCGCGGGCGTGTCGGGTGGTTACAGCGCAAACCTGCTGCTCGGCACCATCGATCCGCTGCTCGCGGGCTTGTCGCAGGAAGCCGCGCACATCATCGACAAGAACTACGAGGTCAACGCCGCGGCCAATTACTACTTCCTCGCCGTCTCCACCTTTTTCATTTCCATCGCCGGTACCTGGGTAACGGAGAAGCTGGTGGAGCCGCGGCTGGGCAAATACTCCGGTGATGCAGCGGATGAGGATGCGCTGCGTCCTCTCAACAGCGACGAACGCAGAGGACTGCGCTATGCCCTCATCGCAGGCCTCCTCTTTGTGACCGTGATTGTGCTGGGTCTTCTTCCCGGTGTGGGCTTTCTGCTCGATCCCAAAACCGGAGACGTGCTGACCTCACCTTTTCTCAAAGGCGTGGTGGCTTTCATTTTTCTCGGCGCGGTGGTGCTGGCCGTGGCCTATGGCATCGGAGCACGCACGGTGCGCAACGACGCGGATGTGATGAAGGGCATGGGCAAAGCCATCGAAACCCTGGGTGTGTACACCGTGCTCGTATTTTTCGCCGCGCAATTCGTCGCGTATTTCAACTGGACCCATATCGGGCTTATTGTCGCGATCGAGGGGGCGCAGGTGCTCAAATCCTCCGGTCTGGGACCCATACCGCTGCTTATCGCCTTTATCATCATTACCGCGATCATCAATCTGGTTATGGGAAGCGCGTCCGCGAAATGGGCCATCATGGCGCCGGTGTTCATCCCCATGTTCATGCTCCTCGGCTACTCGCCCGAACTCGTGCAGGGCGCCTATCGCGTGGGCGACAGCATCACCAATATCATTTCCCCGATGATGTCGTATTTCGCGCTCATCGTGGCCTTTGTCGCGAAGTATGACGCGAAGGCCGGCATAGGCACCATCATAGCGACTATGCTGCCGTACACCGTGGTATTCGGCATCATCTGGACCATTCTCTTTATCGTATGGTTTCTCCTCGGGTTGCCGGTCGGGCCTGGTGCGGGGCTGTATTACAACGGATAATATTGCGGGATCTGGGCATATCGATGCCTGTCTGATCCAAAGCCGTAGAGGTGTATTTTGCCGCCGATCACCACTCCGCTGTCCGTGCCCGCGTCGCTGCGGCTCGACGATGTGTACTGAGCACTACTTCACAACCGTCATCGTCCTGCTCATCGTCACACCACCCGCCACCATGCGACAATGATAGACTCCGGAAGACAGATGAGCGGCGTCGAAGGTAACGGCATGCCGACCCGCGGTGCGTTGCTCGTCCAGCAGTACAAGAAGTTCAACACCTCTGCTGTCATGGACGGACAGGCGCACGCGCCCGGCATCCTTCATCGAAAACGAAATGCTCGTCGTAGGGTTGAATGGGTTCGGATAAATATCGTCGATCGCGTACTCGTGCTCGGCAATCTCCGCCGTCCGTGCCTTTTCGTTTGATGGTCCGGGAAGCGTGCGTATCGTGACCGAATCGGCCTCTGTCAGGGGAAGACCGAGATCGATTTTGGCGTGAACCTCCTCATGCGATCCGGGATACAGGTCCGCGATATCTTCATAGATGGCGTAGGCGCCATTCCAATCCTTCAAACCCCTGTGCGTGAGTATCACCAGCGCCAGATGCGAGCGGCGCGCGATCAACGGTTCGGTCGTGCTGATTGCCGCGAGATTGTTGTAGAGCGCAACCGCTTCGGGATAGTGACGGTTCGCGGCATGATAATCGGCCAGATACTCCGTTGCGGTGTTGCGCAGCCACGGCGGTTGCGCGGTCGAGCTTCGAATGGCGCTCAGGGTGTTGACATACTGTGCCTTGGCGGATGCCGGATTGACGCATATCGCATCGTTGGAGGGTTTGTTGAGCGTTGCGTCCATGAAGGATTGTTGCCATTGCGTCAGGCATTGCTCGGCCTCCCAGCGTCGTTGTGCGTACCCCAACGCTTCACCATATTTCGCAACCGCCGTTGTGTACGCTCGCAGCCGCTTGCTTGCCGCACCCTGGTTGAACGCAAGCGTGTACCTCGGATCAATGGCCTGGCGCTGCACGACGGGCGTCTGCGTGGAGTTCGATTTGTGGAGCACTGTCTCCGAACCCGCCGGGTTGGACCAACTGAATACCGACAGCGCGTCCACATCCACATTCATGGAAACATCATCGGGATAGTTGCCGTCGCCGATGACGGTGGAGGTGTCGCGCAGGATGAAATCATACGCGATATTGGAATGCACGCTGTTGTCGCATTCGAAGGTGGGCGCCGATTTGTGCTGTATATGTACGCCGGCGTTGTTCCAGCGCATGCTGTTGCCCTGCGTCGTGTCGCAACTCCCGCCATCGTACCGATTGAACGGCAGATACAGATCGTTGCCGAAGACTCCATAGGTTCCGTTCGAATCCACCCGATTGTCCGTCCACAGATTGCCGCAATGATACAGCAGCGCGCCGTAATTCGTGTTGTTGTTGAAGCGGTTGTCGTGTACGACGGTGCTCATGTAATAGCCGAGCAGGCCGGCGTTCTTGTTTCGCTCTATACGGTTACTGCTCAGGAAGGGCGAATCGCTGAACACGGTGATGCCGATATCATTGTCGGACAGTTCGCAATTCGTGATGGTCGGTTGCGCGTGATCGGTGGTGATGCCGCTTTTCGCGCCGTGGACAAAGAGATTCGAGAGCGTGGATTGCTCCGAGAGGGCAATGTCGATGCTGTCGAAGACGATGCCGGTCCATGAGGTGACGCTGGAGAGTTTATCAAAACGGGCCCAGTTACTGCCATTGAGCCCCGCATCCATCACGCCGCGTATTTTTATCACGCCATCTCGCTGCATCTCCACGATACTCTGCGTTTTCACCTCCAGTACGCCGCCGCTGTCGATGATCATGGTATGCAGGCCGGTCACATGTGCCTCCGGACAGATCACGATTTTGCCGCCATCCCGACAGACAATGCGGCTGTTCGCGCCGAACGTGTTGGTATTGAGCCAAAGTTCGCCGTCCACATACAGCGTTCTGCCAGCATCGAAGAGAAGGGTGGAATTGTTGTTGACATTGACAAGCGTCCCTGCGGTGATATAGGTGTCGCCCGTAATGGTGAAGCTACCGTCGAGATTCACGCGCTTGATCGAGTATATCGTATCAGCGATGGTTTCGTGATAGTGCTTGAAAATGGACAGGCCGTCCGTCCCACCGCCCGCGTAGCAGATCTTCTGTCGGTAGGCATCGGGGAACACACCATAGATGCCCTGGCCCCAGTTTCCTGAGTCAGAATAATTCCCGGTCGTGAGCGTATCGTAGACATTGTAATACGCCACCTCGATGAGATTCTCCGGATCGCTGATATCGAGTACGCGAAAGCCCTGCGTGTAGTGAGCCACATACGCATATCCGTCGCGCGTGTGCAATTGGTGGATGGAATTGGGCGGACGCGTCGTATCAAACATCGATGTATTGATCAATCCCGCCGCCTCCCCGTTCTGTACGAAGTAATTGCCCTTGAGTGAAGTCGTCGAGGCGGAATCGAGGTCGCTCGTTTTCCACACCTTGAGTATCGGTGCCTGAAGGGAATCGCCATAGGCAAAGCCCGAACTTCCGGGTGATATTTCATCCGTTGTAAACACATAGTTCCGATCATCCGTAGGCCAGGCGCTGTGGCAGGTGCGCCAGTCGAAGCGCGGAGTAAGTGTCGAAAACACGTTCATAGCACCACTTTTATCGCTGTCGTACATTTGTCGCTTCACGATGCTACTGTTCGCCGCATTCGCGGTGTCCATATCGAGGATGAACAGTCCGCCGCGCGTGTACGCGACATACGCGCGATGCCCATTAGGATCGACATACATCTCATGCACGCTCTCGGTAATATGGGATGTAGAGCCGAAGCCGCCGGGCAAGCTGTATTAACCCTTGTGTATCGGTGCGGTAGGATTCCACAGCGACCAGACATCGATATCGTGGGTCTGAGTGGCGATGTAGAGTATATTATCTGCGATGGTGATTGTGTGTGCTTGCGCTGTACCGAGGTCAAGGTTTGGAATAGTTGCAGTCTGCACTGAACTGACCGGTACGAAATGATCCTGCGCTGTTTGCCCAAGGGCTATCGCGGAAT
Proteins encoded in this region:
- a CDS encoding DUF3341 domain-containing protein; its protein translation is MSKNAGMIGVFTNPDAVLKAAAEIRRAGYSKFDFHTPYPLHGLDDAMGIKRTILPWISLGAGVAGLGIALHLQWWTGAVDYPLVIGGKPLFAFEPSIPIAFELTILLCAIATVVGMFALNGLPRWFSKWQNDPHFLRSTDDAFVVTIDAEDASYHPERTRSLLDALGAEQIRTVDYVEE
- a CDS encoding AbgT family transporter yields the protein MTAKKFSKGIMNRLLGWIERVGNALPHPATLFAILAGVVILLSWVFSQFGIAVQHPGTGETVRPVNLLSIEGLHRILLTMVTNFTSFAPLGTVFVSMLGIGIAESSGLIGSSLRMLVLSAPRKLLTFVIVFAGIMSNTASEVGYVLLVPLAGVIFVAVGRHPVAGMAAAFAGVSGGYSANLLLGTIDPLLAGLSQEAAHIIDKNYEVNAAANYYFLAVSTFFISIAGTWVTEKLVEPRLGKYSGDAADEDALRPLNSDERRGLRYALIAGLLFVTVIVLGLLPGVGFLLDPKTGDVLTSPFLKGVVAFIFLGAVVLAVAYGIGARTVRNDADVMKGMGKAIETLGVYTVLVFFAAQFVAYFNWTHIGLIVAIEGAQVLKSSGLGPIPLLIAFIIITAIINLVMGSASAKWAIMAPVFIPMFMLLGYSPELVQGAYRVGDSITNIISPMMSYFALIVAFVAKYDAKAGIGTIIATMLPYTVVFGIIWTILFIVWFLLGLPVGPGAGLYYNG
- a CDS encoding T9SS type A sorting domain-containing protein; the encoded protein is MPGGFGSTSHITESVHEMYVDPNGHRAYVAYTRGGLFILDMDTANAANSSIVKRQMYDSDKSGAMNVFSTLTPRFDWRTCHSAWPTDDRNYVFTTDEISPGSSGFAYGDSLQAPILKVWKTSDLDSASTTSLKGNYFVQNGEAAGLINTSMFDTTRPPNSIHQLHTRDGYAYVAHYTQGFRVLDISDPENLIEVAYYNVYDTLTTGNYSDSGNWGQGIYGVFPDAYRQKICYAGGGTDGLSIFKHYHETIADTIYSIKRVNLDGSFTITGDTYITAGTLVNVNNNSTLLFDAGRTLYVDGELWLNTNTFGANSRIVCRDGGKIVICPEAHVTGLHTMIIDSGGVLEVKTQSIVEMQRDGVIKIRGVMDAGLNGSNWARFDKLSSVTSWTGIVFDSIDIALSEQSTLSNLFVHGAKSGITTDHAQPTITNCELSDNDIGITVFSDSPFLSSNRIERNKNAGLLGYYMSTVVHDNRFNNNTNYGALLYHCGNLWTDNRVDSNGTYGVFGNDLYLPFNRYDGGSCDTTQGNSMRWNNAGVHIQHKSAPTFECDNSVHSNIAYDFILRDTSTVIGDGNYPDDVSMNVDVDALSVFSWSNPAGSETVLHKSNSTQTPVVQRQAIDPRYTLAFNQGAASKRLRAYTTAVAKYGEALGYAQRRWEAEQCLTQWQQSFMDATLNKPSNDAICVNPASAKAQYVNTLSAIRSSTAQPPWLRNTATEYLADYHAANRHYPEAVALYNNLAAISTTEPLIARRSHLALVILTHRGLKDWNGAYAIYEDIADLYPGSHEEVHAKIDLGLPLTEADSVTIRTLPGPSNEKARTAEIAEHEYAIDDIYPNPFNPTTSISFSMKDAGRVRLSVHDSRGVELLVLLDEQRTAGRHAVTFDAAHLSSGVYHCRMVAGGVTMSRTMTVVK
- a CDS encoding c-type cytochrome, with product MLKNKRNLIIAALVVAAAAVSFLVLWAGNDFQAFRSTEPPIQIRYDMYYQSKVGAQQGSEFFADRLAMRGHVPGTVPRDGDIYPYATFEEAEAELRNPLAGRTDLLERGKNRFNVFCATCHSPSGQDTTEVVRKGMPKPPSLAAPNAKNYSDARLFHVISAGQNIMPGYADKLKPEDRWAIVNYVRELQKAPLKYAEAPKPAAADSAKATPTTANTGQAQ
- the nrfD gene encoding polysulfide reductase NrfD, yielding MTPVTEKHRHDHWDVERAGTLAVDPHELREPLFEGKPTLTDVTEKVSAVVEGKPTKGWYAAVTLTSALAGWGILTILYTVFTGIGVWGNNQPVGWAWDITNFVFWIGIGHAGTLISAILFLFRQKWRTAINRAAEAMTIFAVICALIFPIIHTGRPWLAVYWLLPLPNQMQMWVNFRSPLLWDVFAVSTYFAVSLMFWYVGLVPDFATLRNRAKNWISKYVFTFLSLGWTGANRHWHRYEKAYLILAGISTPLVLSVHTIVSFDFAVSVIPGWHTTIFPPYFVAGAIFSGFAMVLTLMIIARTLLNLQQFITLKHIENMNKILMATGLMVGYAYGVEFFIAWYSGNPYEKFIFINRAFGPYSWAYWTMVTCNVFIPQLFWFRNIRRNLLITWVVSIFVNIGMWFERFVIIATSLHRDFLPSSWGYFTPTWVDVSIFAGTIGLFLTLFLLFAKYIPVLAISEVKGILPGAQPSHDHH